The genomic stretch TATTTTAACTGGACAGAAGGTAGGTTTTAAAACTATACATCTTGAGAAACCGGAGTTATTGAAGGCAAAATTGAGAGCATATATAAATTTTTAATGGGGGGATTAGATGAACTGTGTTCTTATTATGGCAGGTGGTAAGGGAGAAAGATTTTGGCCATATTCCACAGATGAGAAACCAAAACAATTTATCAATCTTTTTGGAAATAAAACAATGATTCAACAAACTATTGGAAGATTAGAAGGGATCGTACCATTTGAAAATATTTTTGTTGTTACAGGTGAAAGATATTTAAAGCTTGTAAAAGAACAGTTGCCAAATATTTCCGAAGAAAATATTATTATAGAACCAGTAGGTAGAAACACAGCTCCTTGTATTGGACTTTCAGCATTTTATATAAAAAGAAAATTTGGAGATGTAAATTTAGCTGTTTTACCTGCAGACCATCTTATACAAGACACTCAAAACTTTAAAAAAGCACTTTTAAATGCTTTTGAATTTATTAATAATAATAAAAGTGCAATTGTAACATTAGGTATAAAACCAGATAGACCTGAAACGGGATATGGTTATATAAAATTTATTGATAGTGAAAATGTTGTTTTAAATGAAACAGTTTTAAAAGTTGACAAGTTTGTAGAAAAACCTAGTAAAAATATGGCTGAAAAATATTTAAAGGAAGGTACGTATCTTTGGAACGCTGGGATTTTTGTATGGAAAATAAGTACGATTATAAACAATATTAAAAAGTTTCTACCTCATACATTTGATATTCTCGATGGTTTATTTACTTTTTCCGAAGAAGAATATAATCTTAAACTGAGAGAATTTTATCCAAAGGTTGATAATATTTCCATAGATTATGGCGTTATGGAGCATGCCGAAAATATATATGTTATTCCTTCCGAATTTGGGTGGGATGATGTTGGTAGTTGGACAGCTGTCGAAAGACATAGTGATAAAGATGAAAGCGGGAATGTAAAAGGCGAACATATATTTTATTTTAATTCAAAAGGAAATATAGTAAAAAGTAAGAAAAAAACAATATTAAATGATGTGGAAGATCTCGTGATTATTGAAACAGACGAGTATCTTATTGTTTCAAAAAAACAAAGCATACAAAAAATAAAGGATATAAAGAAGAAAATGTTGAATAATGAATGAAAATAGAAAACATTAAAAAAAAAATATGGCCCTGTAACAGGGCCATATTTCTTCTTTATTACATTGGGAAATATCCTCTTTTTTTGACAGCTTCTGCTACTCTTCCAATTGCAACTATGTAAGCAGCTGTTCTCATATCGGTATTGTACTTTTGTTTTGTTGCAAATACTTCTCCAAAAGATCTTTTCATGATTTTTGTTAACTTTCTTCTAATATCTTCAATTTCCCAGAAGTGACTTTGTAAATCTTGGACCCATTCAAAGTAAGATACTGTGACACCACCAGCGTTTGCAAGTATATCAGGAACAACGAGTATATCTTTTTCAATGAGAATTTTTTCAGCTTCTTCAGTAGTAGGGCCATTTGCACCTTCAACAATAATCTTTGCTTTGACGTCATTTGCAATTTTTTCAGTAATTGCATTTTCAAGTGCAGCGGGGACAAGGATATCTACATTCATTGTCAAGAGTTCTTCATTAGTGATTGGAGTACCTTTTGGATATCCTTTAATGATTCCACCGTTTTGATCTCTGTAGGCGATCAAATCGTCTATATCAAAACCTTCGGGGTTATAAAGGCCACCAGATACATCACTTACTGCAACAATTTTTGCACCATATTCTTCGGATAAAATCTTTGCAGAGAAAGAACCAACATTACCAAAACCTTGAATGGCAACTGTCGCTTTAGAAATATCAATACCACTTACGTTACAAGCTTCTGAAGCAGTGATTGCGACGCCGCGTCCTGTTGCTTCAGGTCTTCCTTCAGAACCACCAAGATCAAGAGGTTTCCCGGTTACTACACCTAATGTTGTTTGACCTACGTTCATGCTAAAAGTATCCATGTACCATGCCATGATTTTTGCATTGGTGTTTACATCTGGAGCGGGAATATCTTTTGTTGGTCCAACCATCATTTGAATTTCTGAGAAAAATCTTCTGCTAAGTTTTTCTAGTTCTTTTTCTGATAACTTGGATGGATCAACTCTTACTCCGCCTTTTCCTCCACCATATGGAAGATTAACCACAGCACATTTCCATGTCATCCAGAATGCGAGTGAAGAAACTTCATCTAAGTTTGTTTCTGGATGATATCTTATACCACCCTTTGCTGGTCCTCTTGCAGTGTTATGTTGAACTCTATATCCTTCAAAAATTTCAACTCTGCCATCGTCCATTACTACCGGAAAATGAACTGTAAGTGATTTTTGGGGCCAAAGTAGAAAGTTACCTATGTTTGGATCTAAATCCATGAGTTTAGCAGCTTTTAAAAATTGGTGCTGAGCCATTTCATAAAGTGGACCAGGAGCTTTAAGATTTCCCATTTTGCTGATCTCCATTTTTAAATACCTCCCTGACTTTTTGTAGAAACTCAACTTTATTATCACGTAGAAATACGATTTTTTCAATACTCATATTTTGTGAAAATCCTAACATAATTGCAAATTATGGCAAAATATATTCTATTTCTTTAGTATGCTAAATTATGCTTTTTTTATAAATTAAAAAGCTCCCTTAAGGGAGCTTAACATTGTTTTATGATAACCCAACAATATTTCCATCTTCATCAATATCAATATTTACAGCATTTGGAATTTTTGAAAGTCCAGGCATTCTCATTATATCACCTGCTAAAGCTACAACAAATCCTGCTCCAGCGGAAAGTTCAAAATTTCTAATTGTAAAATCGTAGTCTTTAGGAGCGTTTATTTTCTTGGGATCATCTGAGATACTGGATTGAGTTTTTGCAATTATAACTGGCAAGGTGTCATAACCATGTTTCTTTAGAAATCTTAGTTTGCTCTTTGCAGTATCTGTGTAAATAACATCTCTAGCACGGTAAATTTCTTTTGCAAGAATCTTAATTTTTTCTTCAAGGCTCATATCATTTTTAATTAAAGGTGTATATTGATTCTCTACAATATTTTCTAATACAAGGTTTGCAAGATCAATCGCACCTTCGCCACCTTTTTCAAAAGCGTAAACTAATGCATGGGGTGTTTCGCAATGTTTTGAAAATTCTTCCAGTTCTTTTTGAGTGTCGGTATTGAAAACATTAAGGGTTACAACAACAGGGACGTTGTATTTTTTCAAATTTTCAATATGGGTTTTTAAATTTTCTAATCCTTTTATCATTGCTTCAACATTTTCTTTATCAAGTTCATTTTTCTTTAATCCACCATGATATTTTAATGCTTTAATAGTGGCAACTATAACTACAACATTTACATCGTATCCCGCTGTAGGTGCAACAAAATCAAGGAATTTTTCAGCACCAAGATCGGCTGCAAAACCAGCTTCTGTAACAACATAGTCTGCAAGTTTTAGGGCCATTTTGGTTGCGATGATACTATTTGTCCCGTGAGCGATATTGGCAAACGGACCTCCATGTATAAAAGCTGGAGTATTTTCTATGGTTTGCACAAGGTTGGGTTTAATTGCATCTCTTAACAGTGCTGCCATTGCACCTTGAATTTTTAAATCTTTAACCTTAATGAGTTTTTTATCATAACTTTGTGCAACAACGATATTTGAAATTCTTTCTTTTAGATCTGTAATATCCTTTGCTAAACACAAAATTGCCATTATTTCAGATGCAGCTGTTATAATAAAACCATCTTCCCTAGGATAACCGTTTGCAGAACCTCCAAGGCCAACTACAATCTGCCTTAATGCTCTATCATTCATATCCATAGTTCTTTTCCAGTATATCTTTGCTGGGTCAATTCCAAGTTCGTTACCAAACTTAATATGGGCATCAATTACGGCAGACAGAAGATTGTGTGCAGCAGAAACAGCATGAATATCACCTGTAAAATGAAGATTTATGTTTTCCATTGGAAGAACTTGCGAATACCCTCCACCAGCAGCTCCACCTTTGATTCCGAAAACGGGCCCTAAAGAAGGTTCTCTTAAAGTAACTATAGATTTTTTTCCAATTTTATTTAGAGCCATCGAAAGTCCTATACTGGTTGTAGTTTTTCCTTCACCAGCTGGAGTAGGAGTCATTGCAGTAACAAGTATTAATTTTCCATCTTTTTTGTTTTCAAGTGTTTTAAGTATTTTTGTGTCGACTTTGGCAATGTATTTTCCAAATGGTTCTAGAAATTCGTCACTAATACCTATTTGTTTTGCTATTTCTTCAATATTTTTTAAATTAGCTTTTCTTGCAATGTCAATGTCACTTTTCATGACTATCCTCCCTTATTTCAAATTTCGTATATCCATTCTTACTTTCAATTGAGATTTTCAGATTCATCTGATTACAAAGTTGTTTAACAAGAAAGAGACCTAATCCATGACCTTTGGAGCTTCTCGATTTGTAGAATCTTTCAAATATCTTTTCTTGTTCTTCTTTACTAATTCCAGGACCGTGATCAATTATTTCAATTTTATTTTCCGATAATTTTATCTCATATGGTGGTTTACCATGAAGAATAGCATTTTCAAGGAGATTTGATATAATTCTTTCTAAAGCTTCTTTATTGGCAATAATTGTCCCATTTCCGCTGAGAGATATTTTAACATTATATTGTTTTTCTTTAAGTTTTACTATTTTTTCTGTTAAAGGTCGCATGTCAATTTTTTCTGTTGTAAGTTGATAGTTTTTAGATAAAAGCAACATATTTTCTATTAGTTCCTTCATTTTATATGCAGTCTCCCTTATTGATTCTACCGATTCTTCGAGAATGGTTTTGTCTTTGTAACCCCATCTCCTAAGCATCTCAGAATATCCAATAAGGTTTGCTATAGGTGTTTTTAATTCATGAGAAACATTTGAAACGAACTCTTCTTGGAGTTTGTAATTTTTTTCTACTCTATCCATTAATTCATTGAATTTTTCAACTAATTCATCTATTTCATCGTTTGTATTTGGTTTAATAAATCTGAATCCAAGATCATTTCCTTTAATATTTGCGAGTTCAGTAACAAAATTTTTAAGGTGTTTCATTGAATTTTTTGAAACAATATACGTTAAAAAGCTTGTTAAAGAAACAGCCAAGATATATATAAGAAAAAATCGCATACGAATATCATTTAAAAATCTCATTATTGGAGTAATATCTTTAGCTACTATCATTTTTTCATTTATTTTTAAAAAATAAAATGTTCTATCACCTATTTTTTGTAAACCACTCATTTTTATATCTAAATATCCTAAATTATATGGATCGGAGAGTACTTCTCCGTTATAAATGAGATAAAAATCTCTTTTGGAATTTTGCAGGAACATTCCCCTCATTATTCTTTCCATGGTACCAAACCCATGCTTGTTTAAAAATGTGGCAGATTCTCGCAAATCGTTTTTTATTGAATTTATTGCAACAGTTCTAATTGAAAAATAGAAAGTTATTAATACAATTGATAAAACGATAGCAACTATTAAAGTTGTAAGATAAGTAATTTTTGAAGTTAAACTCATACTAATCCCCCAGCTTTTCAAGTTTAATTTTTTCAATTTCTTTTTTTGTGAAATAATATTTTGTATTACACCATTTACAGACGACTTCCGTTTTTTCTTTATTTAAAAGAAAATTTAAATCTTCCTTAGTCAAGACTTTAAGTGATTCGTATGCTATTTCTTTTGAACAATCACATTTAAATTTTACCTCTTTTTCAAGTATTTGTTCAATTGCGTCTCCGAAAATATAAGTTATTACATCAAGAGGGCTGTGATTTGATAGAAAATCACTTATAGGTGTAATTTCTTTAAACTTTTTTTCAATTTTTTCAATGATTTTTTTATCAAGACTTTTGTCGAGAATTTGGATAATAATTCCGCCTGCCTTTTTGATACCATTTTTGTCTATTAAGACACCTAGTGCAATGGCAGACGGAATTTGTTCAGAAACAGTAAAATAGTATGCTAAATCTTCCGCAATTTCTCCGCTAATTAAAGGAATAGGAGTGACGTAAGGATGTTTTAATCCTAAATCTCTAACAACTTTTAAAGTTCCTCCTCCAATTGCCGATTTTAAATCAAATTTTCCTTCTTTATTCAACTGGTAATCTAAGATAGTTGGTGATATATAACCTCTTATATTTCCATTATGTTTAGCTTGAGCAACAATGCTTTTGAGTGCACCACGACCTTCGATAATGTAAGTTAATCTTTCTTTTTCAGATAACCATGGAATCATCAATGAAACTCCAGTTAAAAGGCGTCCCAATGCAACTGCTGGTAAAGGAGATAATTCATGTTTTTTTTGTGCAAAAGCAACTAATTGTGTACTATCAATTACAGAAAATCTAACTAATGCGTTATAAGCTATACCGTGTTTTAACATTTTTTCACCCTTTAATTTAAATATTTGTTGGTTACATCTTTAACAGCTTCAAAATTGTCGGAAAACATTACTTTTTTGACTTCAAAATCAAGTAATTTGTTTTTATAAATAATTTCTAGAATTTGATCAACATGTTTTTGAGAAGGAACAAAAAGAATTGGTAATATATGGTATTCATTTTCCCCTAAAAGAACTAACCAATAAAACGGTGTGTTCCTCATGTTTCCACCTCCTATGATTTTTTGCGATTCTGTGAAACTAAGAAAAGAATAATGGAACTGGTGGAACTTTGGAACACTTAAAAAGAAAAGCGGAGAAAATGCGGGCTAAATATATTATACACTATTTTTTTATTTGGGTTCAATATTTTGGTTTTTCTTTAAAAATTTTTCAAGTTGTGGTAAAATAGTAAAGAAAAAAGTAGGGATAAAAAAAAATAAAAAAGGAAGGAGTAGGATAGTGAAATGGGAACTAAAACAAATTAATAAGGAGTTGGTAGAAAAGTTTTCAAAGGAACTCAATGTTCCTTTTTTAACTGCTCAGTTATTAATTAATAGAGGTTTTACAGATTTAAATAGTGCTAATAGATTTATTTATCCGAAGCGTGACCACCTTCGCTCGCCATTTTTATTAAAAGATATGGATAAAGCAGTAAATTATTTACTTATGGCTAGGGATAAAAAATATCCCGTGTTTGTTTATGGTGATTATGATGTAGATGGTATAACTGGTGCAGCAACATTAGTTAGCTTTTTACGAAAATTTGGTTGGAATGTAGATTATTACATTCCTAATAGGTTAGATGAAGGATATGGAATTCAACCGAATATGATTGAAGAGTATGCAAAGAAAGGTTATAAAGTTTTATTGAGTGTTGACTGTGGAATCACGAGTTTTGAAGCAGTCGAGAGAGCTAGAGAATTAGGAATGATCGTAATTATTACTGATCATCACTCCGTCAAAGAGAAGATACCAAATGCACATGCTGTTGTTGATCCTAAGAGACACGATGATCCATATCCTTTTAAAGATTTTGCTGGCGTAGGAGTGGCATATAAATTAATCAATGCAATTGCTGAGAAATTAGATATACCAAGGGAAGAAACAGATGCTTTACTAGATTTAGTAGCACTGGGAACAATAGCTGATATGGTAGATCTAGTTGATGAGAATAGATATATAGTAAAAGAAGGTTTAAAAAAGTTGAATGATACAAAAAGAGTGGGACTTGTTCAATTGATGAAAAAATTGAATATCACCAATATTTCTAGTCAAGATATTGGATATAGGGTTGCGCCGAAATTAAATGCTGCTGGAAGGCTCTACTCTGCTGAAGATGCTTTCAAATTGATAATGACGGAAAGTATTTCTTCAGCAGAACAACTTGCGGAAATTTTGATGGGATATAATTTCACCCGCCAAGAGATTGAAAATAAAATATTTGAAGAAGCTATTGAAAAGATTGAAACATCAAATCTGAAAGACCTTCCACTTCTAGTAGTTTATAGTAAAAATTGGCATGCGGGAGTTTTAGGTATTGTTGCTACGAAGTTAGTTCAAAGATACAACAAACCTTCATTAGTTATTACAATTGAAGATGGAGTAGGAAGGGGCTCAGGTAGAAGTGTAGATGGGGTTAATATTTTGGAGGTATTAAGTGAATTTTCGGAGTTTTTTGAGGAATTTGGTGGACATCCGATGGCTGTTGGTTTTAGTATAGCTGAAAGCAAGATAGAAGACTTTATAGATGCAATTTCCAATCGATTTAATGAAACATTTTTCAAATCGGATACAAAAATAGAAATAGATGCAATTTTAGGAATAGATGAAATCGACGAAGAAATATTAAATGCTTTGAGTTTTCTCGAACCATATGGACATGGAAACCCGGAACCGGTGTTTATGATAAAGAATTCTGTAGTTGACAAAATAAGGTTTTTTGGAAGTAGTGGAACAAATGTAAGAATGAGCCTGAGAGGTAAAAATCGGATAATTGAGGGAATTGGTTTTGGACTTAGAAAAAGCTACAACGAAATCCCAGCAATTCAAACATTTTTAACATCTCTAGATGTTGCTGCAAATATTAGGCAAAATGGTGTTGGGCCAATATTGAATGTTATTGATTTTAAAGTTTCTTCTTCATCAGATGAAGAATATAAAGATAAGTATTTTATATATTCTTTTACAAATAACTGGAAGAATCAGCATTCAAGTGATTTTGAACATTATTCAACTTCCGATGAACTTGCCCAAAGGTATGAGAAAATCGAAAAGTATCTTAATATTAATAGACCTTTTGTCTTACAATCTGATCCTTCAACCAGGAATGCGTTTTTAATGCTTTTAATGCGGAAAGGGCGAACACTTATAGTGAATTCCACAAATATAGATGCCCTTCACGTCTATGAAAGTTTGTCTAGGCATTCACCGCAGGAACTTTCATTTGTCAATTCATTAAGTAGAAAATATTCAAGTCATGTAATTACAAATGCAATAATGGTTATCGAAGGAGAAATCAATATTGATGATTTTGATTTCATTGTTTTGAATGAAATTCAATTTCTTTCTTCTCTTTCTTATGATCTATTTTCAAAGCTCATTTCAAAGATAAGTAAAAAAGAAGTTATTATAACTTCTTTGTATAAATTTGAAACAAATTTACCATTATACATCGAGGAAAAGAAATTAAATTTTGGTTTGGAAGATAGAAGAGAAAGTGATAAAACCGTCAAACATGATTCTGAAGCAATAGCATTCTTATTTTCTAATTTCTCGTACGTAACAAAATTTTATGAAAAACTAATTAAAAATGGATTTTATTACAAAGATTTGGTTTTTTACAGCCCTATCCTTGAACCTTTCCAAAAACGTGCAATAAGTACTCTTGTAAAAAAAAGAAGGATTAAAAAAATTGTATGTTCTACAAATTCTGATGGTTTACCTTCAATGCTCCAAAACGGTGTTGAAATAAGATTATATGATTTTCCTTTAACAATTAAAGAATTAATTGACGCCGTTTCTGGAGACTCATATTCAATTTTACAACTTTTTTACAACAAAGAGGATGCACAACGAAGATTGAGACATCTTAGAAACATATTCCCGGATGAGAAAACAGTGAAAGAAGTTTTGCAAGTGATTGAAAGTAAGAATATAATAGATGAAGAAACGATTAGGAAATTATCTGAAGAGCGAAAAATACCTTTGAAAGTTTTAAAATCGATAATAAAAGATTTTAAAGAAAAGAGACCAATTTTAAGACTTAAAGAACGAGAAGTTGAAATACCATATTTTGAAAAATATACAATGAGGCTATTAAATACACCTGTAAAAGATATTTATAAGATGATAGAGGAAAGGGATATGTACGATGTATTTTTACAATTGTAGGTGAGAAATTGATAATTGCAATTGATTATGGAGAAAGCAAATGTGGTTATGCTTTTGGCGAGAAGTTTATTAGAAAAAGTGGTACTGTCAAAAGAAGTGAGTTAAATAATATTTTAAAAAATTTCAAAGAAGTAGTTTTAGGTTTTCCTTTGTCTATGAGTGGAAATTATTCCACTCAAAGTTATAAAGTATTAAAGTATGCCGAAAAGCTTTTAAGAAAAGGTTTTAAAGTTTTCTTATATGATGAAAGGTTAACAACTTCGATGGCGGCATCTTTCGGTATAAAAGAAGATGACACTTTTAGTGCAAGACAAATATTCCTAGATTATATATCTAATCCAAAAGTTGCTCAGGAATTTAGGCTTTTAAAGGAATTAGAAGAAAGAAAGATAGAAGTTCCTGGAAAAGTGTTATACTACGAAAGTTTACCTATTAAAAATTTGAAAGGTGATGTTTGTACCAAAAATTATTCTTTAGCTTATTTACATATGAAAAAAGGCAATTTTGTATTTGGGAATCCCGATACAATTGTAGAAAAATATGATTTAATAATTACTCAAAGAGAGGATAAAGATAAAGTAGGTAAATATTTAAAAAGCGATGGGCAATTGTTAGTGATATAGGTTTGGGTTTGTGCCTGTAGCTCAATTGGATAGAGCACTGGACTCCGGATCCAGAGGTTGCGGGTTCAATTCCCGCCAGGCACACCAAAAAATGAAAGGGGGAAATTCCGTGGAAAAGTTAAATAATTTGTTGAATGAAAAAAACATTGACGCGTTGTTAGTTATAAACATTGAAAATTCGAATAATGCAACTACTAGATTTATATCAGGTTTTTCCGGGAGTTTTTCGGTAGTTTTATTTACAAAAGATAGAAGAATTATAATTACTGATT from Thermosipho atlanticus DSM 15807 encodes the following:
- a CDS encoding mannose-1-phosphate guanylyltransferase, whose amino-acid sequence is MNCVLIMAGGKGERFWPYSTDEKPKQFINLFGNKTMIQQTIGRLEGIVPFENIFVVTGERYLKLVKEQLPNISEENIIIEPVGRNTAPCIGLSAFYIKRKFGDVNLAVLPADHLIQDTQNFKKALLNAFEFINNNKSAIVTLGIKPDRPETGYGYIKFIDSENVVLNETVLKVDKFVEKPSKNMAEKYLKEGTYLWNAGIFVWKISTIINNIKKFLPHTFDILDGLFTFSEEEYNLKLREFYPKVDNISIDYGVMEHAENIYVIPSEFGWDDVGSWTAVERHSDKDESGNVKGEHIFYFNSKGNIVKSKKKTILNDVEDLVIIETDEYLIVSKKQSIQKIKDIKKKMLNNE
- a CDS encoding Glu/Leu/Phe/Val family dehydrogenase — protein: MEISKMGNLKAPGPLYEMAQHQFLKAAKLMDLDPNIGNFLLWPQKSLTVHFPVVMDDGRVEIFEGYRVQHNTARGPAKGGIRYHPETNLDEVSSLAFWMTWKCAVVNLPYGGGKGGVRVDPSKLSEKELEKLSRRFFSEIQMMVGPTKDIPAPDVNTNAKIMAWYMDTFSMNVGQTTLGVVTGKPLDLGGSEGRPEATGRGVAITASEACNVSGIDISKATVAIQGFGNVGSFSAKILSEEYGAKIVAVSDVSGGLYNPEGFDIDDLIAYRDQNGGIIKGYPKGTPITNEELLTMNVDILVPAALENAITEKIANDVKAKIIVEGANGPTTEEAEKILIEKDILVVPDILANAGGVTVSYFEWVQDLQSHFWEIEDIRRKLTKIMKRSFGEVFATKQKYNTDMRTAAYIVAIGRVAEAVKKRGYFPM
- a CDS encoding formate--tetrahydrofolate ligase, with translation MKSDIDIARKANLKNIEEIAKQIGISDEFLEPFGKYIAKVDTKILKTLENKKDGKLILVTAMTPTPAGEGKTTTSIGLSMALNKIGKKSIVTLREPSLGPVFGIKGGAAGGGYSQVLPMENINLHFTGDIHAVSAAHNLLSAVIDAHIKFGNELGIDPAKIYWKRTMDMNDRALRQIVVGLGGSANGYPREDGFIITAASEIMAILCLAKDITDLKERISNIVVAQSYDKKLIKVKDLKIQGAMAALLRDAIKPNLVQTIENTPAFIHGGPFANIAHGTNSIIATKMALKLADYVVTEAGFAADLGAEKFLDFVAPTAGYDVNVVVIVATIKALKYHGGLKKNELDKENVEAMIKGLENLKTHIENLKKYNVPVVVTLNVFNTDTQKELEEFSKHCETPHALVYAFEKGGEGAIDLANLVLENIVENQYTPLIKNDMSLEEKIKILAKEIYRARDVIYTDTAKSKLRFLKKHGYDTLPVIIAKTQSSISDDPKKINAPKDYDFTIRNFELSAGAGFVVALAGDIMRMPGLSKIPNAVNIDIDEDGNIVGLS
- a CDS encoding sensor histidine kinase, yielding MSLTSKITYLTTLIVAIVLSIVLITFYFSIRTVAINSIKNDLRESATFLNKHGFGTMERIMRGMFLQNSKRDFYLIYNGEVLSDPYNLGYLDIKMSGLQKIGDRTFYFLKINEKMIVAKDITPIMRFLNDIRMRFFLIYILAVSLTSFLTYIVSKNSMKHLKNFVTELANIKGNDLGFRFIKPNTNDEIDELVEKFNELMDRVEKNYKLQEEFVSNVSHELKTPIANLIGYSEMLRRWGYKDKTILEESVESIRETAYKMKELIENMLLLSKNYQLTTEKIDMRPLTEKIVKLKEKQYNVKISLSGNGTIIANKEALERIISNLLENAILHGKPPYEIKLSENKIEIIDHGPGISKEEQEKIFERFYKSRSSKGHGLGLFLVKQLCNQMNLKISIESKNGYTKFEIREDSHEK
- the hslO gene encoding Hsp33 family molecular chaperone HslO, with the protein product MLKHGIAYNALVRFSVIDSTQLVAFAQKKHELSPLPAVALGRLLTGVSLMIPWLSEKERLTYIIEGRGALKSIVAQAKHNGNIRGYISPTILDYQLNKEGKFDLKSAIGGGTLKVVRDLGLKHPYVTPIPLISGEIAEDLAYYFTVSEQIPSAIALGVLIDKNGIKKAGGIIIQILDKSLDKKIIEKIEKKFKEITPISDFLSNHSPLDVITYIFGDAIEQILEKEVKFKCDCSKEIAYESLKVLTKEDLNFLLNKEKTEVVCKWCNTKYYFTKKEIEKIKLEKLGD
- the recJ gene encoding single-stranded-DNA-specific exonuclease RecJ, which translates into the protein MKWELKQINKELVEKFSKELNVPFLTAQLLINRGFTDLNSANRFIYPKRDHLRSPFLLKDMDKAVNYLLMARDKKYPVFVYGDYDVDGITGAATLVSFLRKFGWNVDYYIPNRLDEGYGIQPNMIEEYAKKGYKVLLSVDCGITSFEAVERARELGMIVIITDHHSVKEKIPNAHAVVDPKRHDDPYPFKDFAGVGVAYKLINAIAEKLDIPREETDALLDLVALGTIADMVDLVDENRYIVKEGLKKLNDTKRVGLVQLMKKLNITNISSQDIGYRVAPKLNAAGRLYSAEDAFKLIMTESISSAEQLAEILMGYNFTRQEIENKIFEEAIEKIETSNLKDLPLLVVYSKNWHAGVLGIVATKLVQRYNKPSLVITIEDGVGRGSGRSVDGVNILEVLSEFSEFFEEFGGHPMAVGFSIAESKIEDFIDAISNRFNETFFKSDTKIEIDAILGIDEIDEEILNALSFLEPYGHGNPEPVFMIKNSVVDKIRFFGSSGTNVRMSLRGKNRIIEGIGFGLRKSYNEIPAIQTFLTSLDVAANIRQNGVGPILNVIDFKVSSSSDEEYKDKYFIYSFTNNWKNQHSSDFEHYSTSDELAQRYEKIEKYLNINRPFVLQSDPSTRNAFLMLLMRKGRTLIVNSTNIDALHVYESLSRHSPQELSFVNSLSRKYSSHVITNAIMVIEGEINIDDFDFIVLNEIQFLSSLSYDLFSKLISKISKKEVIITSLYKFETNLPLYIEEKKLNFGLEDRRESDKTVKHDSEAIAFLFSNFSYVTKFYEKLIKNGFYYKDLVFYSPILEPFQKRAISTLVKKRRIKKIVCSTNSDGLPSMLQNGVEIRLYDFPLTIKELIDAVSGDSYSILQLFYNKEDAQRRLRHLRNIFPDEKTVKEVLQVIESKNIIDEETIRKLSEERKIPLKVLKSIIKDFKEKRPILRLKEREVEIPYFEKYTMRLLNTPVKDIYKMIEERDMYDVFLQL
- the ruvX gene encoding Holliday junction resolvase RuvX, translated to MIIAIDYGESKCGYAFGEKFIRKSGTVKRSELNNILKNFKEVVLGFPLSMSGNYSTQSYKVLKYAEKLLRKGFKVFLYDERLTTSMAASFGIKEDDTFSARQIFLDYISNPKVAQEFRLLKELEERKIEVPGKVLYYESLPIKNLKGDVCTKNYSLAYLHMKKGNFVFGNPDTIVEKYDLIITQREDKDKVGKYLKSDGQLLVI